CCCATTTCTGGTAAATCCTGTTCTGACGCTAATTCCTGCTTGCTGCAACCGCATGATCAGCGTTGGCATTTGGGGATTATCAACTCCGGCTCTATCAATCGTCTGCTGAACTGACTCTTTAATGATGCGCTCTGGTGGGGTATCGCGCTTACCCGATGAATATTCTTCTTGCTCTCGCCGGATACGCCTGATTTGCCCTGTGCTGGGTGTGCGATTCAGTTTCTCTCTGCTGCCCTGTACTTGGACTAAATCATAGTCCTGCTCAATTTGTCGCAGAACTTTTTCAGAGCGCACATAATCCCAGGAATCATGCACTACTAGCCCTGTATCCATCCTGATTCTGCTGGCTGCAATGTGAATGTGGTCGTCGTCGGTGTTATGGTGGCGAAAGATGACAAACTGATTGGCATCAAAACCCATTTCCTTCATGTAGCGATCGCCAATCTCGCTCCACTTCTCATCATCTAATTTATCGTCTTTAGCTGCTGACAGTGAGACATGATAAACAACTCGGTCTGCATCAGAATTTAGTTGTCGAGACAGCTTAAATTCCCGCGCCAATTCACGCGCATTTCTCCCACTCATATTGCCGCCAATTAGTTTGGCATCTTCGCGTGATTCTAAATAATCCAACAGCTTGCGAAAACCTCTACCCTTAGTCTGCTTCCCAATCATCCTCTTCGTCTTCTTCCGAGTCGTCATCATCAACATCATCAGAGGCAATGTCTCGCCTGCACTGATGCAACAGTTCTAAAAGTTCTCGTAACAGTTCTGGATCAGCAGGTAAAGTTCGCCCAATTTTTAGCGCTGTGTTTGTAGCTTTAACAAGCTGGTTGAGATTGTTCCCAATTTGTCCTAACTCCCAATATGTTTGCAAGCTAATTTTACTTAGTCGTTTTGGCAATGGACGCATCAACGTATTGCGCCTCATCAGTTCACTCGCTGACATCCCCGCATCAATTGATTTTATTCGCAGCAGATCCAATTCGATGTCGCTCAATCTCACTGGAAAAATATGCTTTCGGACTAGAGCTTTTGACTGCTTGCGGTTCGCCATAAATCGAGAAGATTGAGGGACATTGCGAGGGGGGTTTTTCAAGGGGGGTTTCCCCACTTGAACCAGTCTGCCGTTCGAGCGCAGCGAGACAAAGCGTAAGCTTTGAGGCATGGCTGGCTTCAAGCCCATTTTCGGGGGTATATGAGGTATCCCTGGCTACGTATGTACGGAGGGCAGAGCAGGGGGCTGAAGGCAGGAGTATAAAGGCGTAGCCGTGCTGCTGATCATCCTACAACTTACAGGGGAGGATAGCAACGGCGTAGCCAGGAATTTGAGATAATCAAGCAGGAGGTAAATTCTGGTTTGGCGTAGCCACAGCACAAGAGATAAAAACAGCGTAGCTGCTATATGAAAATTCTCTGATTCAGCGAAGCTGCCACACAATATAATAGTCCGGCGTAGCCGTAATACTAAAAAATTATTCAGCGTAGCTGTTTTAAGTAAAATTATCTGATTCAGCGTAGCTGTAATAGCCAGATTGTTTAGCATTAGCTTGAATAAGACTACCAGCGAAGCTACAACACTAAAAAATAGTTTGGCGTAGCCGTAGTACAAAAAGGTAAATCGGCGTAGCCTCAATAGCCGATTTTTGTAGGATTTTGAAAACTTTCTTGGTACAAATTATTTCAAATAGCCGATAATTATCAGTTAATCAGAATTCACGAGATAACCATGAGTGAACATCAGAATTCAGAAGTGATTACGAAGGGCAAGATTGATAAGGCTATCAATCTACTTAAGGAGCAGAAACCGAAAGAGCGAGAGGACATCTCAGACAGAGACGCAGTTCGGAAAATGAGACGGTACATTGAAAAACTGACCTCTGATAAGTATGGCTACAGTTATGATGAAGTGTCAGAGATGCTGAAAGGGCTGGGCATCAATTTGAGTGGTGGCCGGATTAGGTATTTATTAGGCGAGTTGAAGAAAAGCAGCCGTCGCCAGAAAAAGACATCTTCAAGCGATGATAATAATCCGTCATCAAATCTGGCTACTTCAACTCAGTTAGCAGTTGTAAATACTGCATCAGATAAAGCTAGTAGTGAGCCGGATAAATCAACAGTTAATAGTGCAAAGGGCAAGAGACAAAGTAAAGAGCCAGTAGCACAGCAGCAACAGCCTGAATCAAACCTGTAATTAGAAAAATCCTATGAATATAGAATTATTAATTGGAACATGGCTGTTAACTGGAAGCATTTCTCTAAACGCCCAAATTAAATTTATCGGTGATGAACCAGATCCGAATGGTGTCGAAAATTGGTTGAATGGTAACAGCAATAATTTAATTGCTCAGGTAGAAGCAACCGAAGGACTTACTCTAACTATCTCGTCAGATGGTAAATTCTTTGAAGAAAGAACAGGCGAACCAAAAGTTTATTGGTATGACAGAGAAGGGGTATTGGAGTCTGAAGTTATACCGTTTAACGGTCATCTAAGTTTCTATGACTCTAAAGCCTTCTTATTGCTTGATGATCTGGTATCGTGGGCTGTACCTAGCGATGAAGTTAATAAAAAAAAGCTCAGATACGATGATGGTGACACGAAAATAGCTGATAGCATTGAAGTTCAAGGCGAACAGCTTATACGAACCATCTCAGTAGTAACGGATGAACTTTACTTAGATAGAGTGATTATCGTATACAAAAAAGCAAATAAGTGAAGGTATGCGCTAGCCACTTTTCATCGTCATCTAAGTCAGCCAAATTTTTATTACTACCGCTATTAAGACTATCTACATAGCAGGAGTAATATTTTTTCTTTCCGTAGCCCAGGCAGCAACAACATAGAAACAATGGCATCCTAGTTTTAGTCTTTAATCAGGTCAAGTTAGCCACATAATAGGAATCAATATGGGAGAAGCTCAAAGGCGTAAAAAGTTAGACCCCAATTGGGGTAAATCGGGAGGATTTAAAAAGTCAGACCCCAATTTGGGTAAATCCGAAGAATTTAAAAAGTCAGATCCCAATTGGGGTAAAT
The Nostoc edaphicum CCNP1411 genome window above contains:
- a CDS encoding relaxase/mobilization nuclease domain-containing protein, producing the protein MIGKQTKGRGFRKLLDYLESREDAKLIGGNMSGRNARELAREFKLSRQLNSDADRVVYHVSLSAAKDDKLDDEKWSEIGDRYMKEMGFDANQFVIFRHHNTDDDHIHIAASRIRMDTGLVVHDSWDYVRSEKVLRQIEQDYDLVQVQGSREKLNRTPSTGQIRRIRREQEEYSSGKRDTPPERIIKESVQQTIDRAGVDNPQMPTLIMRLQQAGISVRTGFTRNGKSKGISYEKDGQAFSGTQLGAAYTFPWFAKTSWR
- a CDS encoding plasmid mobilization protein; amino-acid sequence: MPQSLRFVSLRSNGRLVQVGKPPLKNPPRNVPQSSRFMANRKQSKALVRKHIFPVRLSDIELDLLRIKSIDAGMSASELMRRNTLMRPLPKRLSKISLQTYWELGQIGNNLNQLVKATNTALKIGRTLPADPELLRELLELLHQCRRDIASDDVDDDDSEEDEEDDWEAD